The following nucleotide sequence is from Ornithodoros turicata isolate Travis chromosome 2, ASM3712646v1, whole genome shotgun sequence.
TTTATGTGCGCTTTGTCAATTCTACCCTTTCCTGAAGGAAAGCACTGGAAATTAGCAGTGTAACCACATTGGTAAAATACAGACGGCGAAATGGttacatttatttttttgcgctATGATAATGCTACTTGTTTTTTATTCATCTGAATTTCACTGTTGTACGTGAACAGAAGGCGAGTCCCACTACACTTGAAGTAACAGGAAATGTTAGCCTATAATTTTCTCAAACCGTGTAACATTCCACTTGAATAAAGAACAGCAAGTACAACAAgaacagaaaacgaaaaagaaactaATGAAAGGAAACGAAACACTAAACGGCTTATAAGGGTGCTTATCACATTGTACAATGATTAAAACACGATCTGAGAAAGCACAGAGCGTCGAGGTGAGTGTCCCCCAATTCAGAGCCAACTTTTGTGCAAATACTGGCCGCCGAACTAAAGGTCTGTTCAGCTTCTGCGCTAGAAGAAACGCCAGTCAGCAAATATCTGTACGCACGTCTAGGCAGCGGTCCTCTGCTATCTCCAGTCATAAAACGTGCCATTTCCTTACCAAGGAGTGAGTCTGTGCCTGATGGCCTACAGGtgtttgattttcctgtcatatttgCTTTCACGAAATCGATtttcaagaagaagaagaaatccgGGACACACATTTTTTGAagaaatcccgggacttcggGACTTTAAAAATTGgtcgggatcccgggatttcgggattcgggatattaaaaagcgataaaaatcgggctgtttggtggtacatctaaaagcgataaaaccccggtgcaggggacacaaagagacaacacagacgaagcactgctTCGTCTGTGCTTCGTCTGCAGtgcagtgcttcgtctgtgttgtctctttgtgtcccctgcaccagggttttatcgcttttagattcggtatatcccgattgacaaccctagtcACAGCTCTCCCAGGTGGCAAAGACTGCAAGCGGATTTCCGGTCACAACATTGCAGGGCATGGCAAGGCCTtcaaagcagggtgtcgaaccgaacccgaaccgttaattttgccggaaccggacccgaaccgaaattttcatgacactgttgaacctgAACCTTaacagaaccgtaaaaaataatagcgataaccggttcgcaacaaaacggttcggacacaaaagaagtcagcataagagttcctgtCAATATCCGAACGAAGACAAGTTGGCGTCATCATCACGCgtccatatcatggatttcacaAATTTTCACCTaacagtcaaacgaggacgtatagtaagcATAGTTTCAGCGCCTTTTTAAACGTTGAGGCgtagttgtccttgtgagcgccgcggctaacGTTCCACGgacgcgctgcggcgtctactcttcagaaaCGAGCCGACACGCTGACGAATGAAACATGAATGGTgcaggccagttatgtagctctataggacgaatatgtgattaagtaagcgcccaagatttccctttataCGTGAACAGtagaaattaaacaagtcaTGAGAAGTGGAAAAGGAGTGTAcacagaacggtgcctgtttgattggccGTGGTTTGAAgagattaactagtacactgctgtgagctcgggcACAGTAAGGCTGGctggcttattttcgacatgcttcagtgcggtttcagatcgattcacgctgcgaatgcacTGTGCCGCAAGTACTGTCGTCACtgtaacgctgtccatcttattaggcttccttaaagtgtatcttgctggcactgtgcgtgtgaaaaaagaaattttgggaacagaacgtagcaggactacaccgcttcgtcagcgtggactctacttgcaataagtgttcatccatttatccgttctctcgctaaagggaatAGCTGACCGCTAAAAGTggcaatgcagacaacagcaggaAGCTATTAGCGAcacatttcctgataaaagcagttttatggaacatataaaatggaagcgttgaaccggctCGATTTTTGGCGTGGTCGAACCAGAACGAAATCAacgcaacgcgaacccgaacagAACCCCTATTTTTTGAGGTTCTACACCCTGCTTCAGAGGGAAGCAAGGGCGTATTCTGCAACGCTCCGGAACACAAAACATCAGAATGTCCGAGGCCACTGGAAGAGAAGAAGCAATTACCGTCGGCCCAAAGTCTGTGTTTTCGCTGCACTAAGCCAAATCACTCGGCGAAACAGTGCCGAGGTTTCCTGAAGTGTCGATCTTGCTCCGAACATTATGCATCCAGTATGTGTGACCTGACTTACAAACAGACTCGTAAAGATAGTGCGGCTCCGTCGTCAGAGTCAGTGAGCCTCAAGGCAACGGTCACGAGCATCGGTCACGAGCATCGGTCAATCCAACTACATCGTATTGCTTCAGACCGCCGCTGTTTTGGCTTGAGGAACGAAGCAAGAGGTCTTTACTCGTCTAGTCTTCGATGGAGGCAGCCAACGCACGTTCATCACTAAAGCTCTGTCTGACGAACTCGGCTGTCTGCGGCTGCGATCTGAAAGTGTTTCCATTGGTTCTTTTGGGTGCTACCCGTGTCCACAATTGCTCGATGCCGTGGAAATACAGCTGAGGAGCCAGTTCGCCGACGAATGTCACACCATCTTAGCCCTTGTCGTTGAACAAATCTACCCAGAGACAAATCTCGCCAGACATGAGGATCAAAAGGAAGGACAACTTACAGCTGATCGTTCGTCCGTACGTCATCCGTTTCAAGTAATAGGTGTCGAATTTGCTGGGCCAATCACCATAAAACAACGCAAGAAGCCTTACGGAAAGGCATACATCGCCTCGTTCACGTGCGCCGTAACGCGAGCGATACATCTGGAACTGTGCGAGAATATGTCCGCTGCAACATTTTTGCAGGCATTCCGCAGGTTCTCAGCACGCAGGGGACTCTGCCATACCGTGTACAGTGACAACGCAAAGTCGTTTAAGCGTGTGTCTAAGGAACTTCGTGACGTATTTCGGTCCGTGAGAGACTTGTTGGTTCAAGACTACTCCTCCTTCAGGGGAATACGCTGCAAATTCATTGCAGAACGAGCTCCGGTGGGGTGGCTTTTAGGAGCGTCTAGTACGTTCGGTCAAGACAGCCATCAGGAAGACCCTCTCAGTGGcatatctagagctacctgcgcccatggcaacatgattaacatgatgtccttgggggtGCGTTTTCGTgttgtccgcactaggtttcacactataacctctctaatggcgggtgcctTAGATCACTTTTCGCGGTCAactactccctttagcgagagaacggataaatggatgaacacttattgcaaatagagtccacgctgacgaaccggtgtagtcctgctacgtTCTGTCCCCAAAATTTCTTTTTTCAcgcgcacagtgccagcaagatacactttaaggaagcctaataagatggacagcgttacaGTGAcgacagtacactctcagaaagaaACCGGATACGAAGGGTTAAAAAACGGTGTGTTTTTTAACGTATATTTTATGTGTCAGGCGCTTACCCATAGAACCGCTGACGGATAAAAAGGGCAAAAAAAATGAAGCGTCCTTGGCCGTGCTTTAAAAGGTGTAGGGTGACGGATACCCCATCTGTCACCGCATAATCTTTACTTTTCGCtttttcaccccccccccctcacacacacactctcccGTACGTTGTGGGTACAAAACGGTTCTCGTCCAAAACGGTCGTCGGCTCCCGCGGTTCCTTCACAGCTGACATACTGCCTGTACAGTAAAGCAAGTATTGGCAAGAAGCAACCACACTGCAGGAAGCAACTTACAAACAGGCTGCACCGATTGGGTGTGAGGACCAAGTGAGGAGTAACATAAGTCTGGGAGATAAGTTGGGGGAGGCCCAAGCACTGCAGCAGGTACAAAGATAGGTGGATGCGGAGATGCCTGCAAGATGATGTCCTCTCCAGCTCCTGAAGACGGACCAGACAGAATACTTCTTTTTCAGTATCACAAACTACGTACAGAAAGCTGTGATGTCAACAGGAATGGCACTTACTGCTCCAAGCTTGCTGGCCTGAGACAACATGAAGGTCTTTAGCTGGGCTACCTGCGAGGGAGAATCGGTTTAATATATTTACACTGCAAGCAAAGCATACGAGACCGCTTACCTTGACTACTCCCTTTCTGGAAGGCCGTAGGAAATGGACCAAAACGACGGTTTTCTGGTACACACAGAGAAACATGTTAATACATTTGCACAGCCTGCGTACCAGTGTACTGCGAATCTCCTCATTCCATTGGCAAGGACAGGGATGTTTATTCAACTGCTGTAATTTTGCAAACAGGCAGCTGAAAAATGCTATGCCAGAGGAAGAATtgactccaaataaaaaaaataaaaaaagaacttaCCAGCGTGCTGCTCTGTTACGTGCGCTTGCGACGTGCCTGTACAGCTAGCGTCTCGAAGAGGCCCTGTTGCATAGTGGAAACAGAATTTCACATATGTCACGTCACTGATGGTGACTGGCAGTATGAAATAAACGCACGAAATCGCCAAAAGTCTGGCAAAAAATGCAGCAAAGCAGGCAACGTACCCATAGCGCCGTGATCCGCTGGTGGATGGCCGCACGTAATGCACCAACCAGGAGGGCATTGCGaatacgaaaaagcatctgaaggcCGCAAGTAACCAGGACAATCGGAGGCGTTCTGACAGCGTCCGCGAACTTGGCCCACCAAATCGGTGGAAGTGGTTGGCGGCACTGATATCTTTCTCGGCGCCGGAACGCCGCTCGTCGGACTATGGGTGTTTGACACACAGCTCTCTGACTTATTCCGGGGACATACCGCGTTTAGAAGCTCACGAGTTACAACACGCCATACTCGGCGACATCCACTCGCCGCTCCCGCCAACGTAAAGGCGCGATTCTCCCATGAAGCGGCCCGGCGCGGTAGCGATGGCGCTGCTATCCGTGCAGATTTTGTGGTAAGATATTTTGTTGTTTCGATATCAGGATAATACAACAGTTATCATGCGTTATCATGTCGCAGTTATCATACACGCTCATCCTGATCTTCCGTCAGCGTCTCCGATTTGCTCAAATTTAAACACGCGAAAAACCATGATGCGTTGAAATGGCATTAGCTTATATCTGTGACGACTGTGTGCGAAAAGACAAAGTgacacatttttattttatgaGACGCAGATCGGAAAACGTAAAAGGGTGAGCGCGTCGAGACGCGGCCTTGCTTTATCAGTCATCGGAAAAGATTAACCATCAAAATAAGAGTAAAGGAACGGGGCTTCGCAATTTACTCTTAAAACACATGCCTTCGGGTCAAGGTCGAGCCCAATGACGGATAGTACACGTTAAACGAAGCATTACTGATACACCGTCCTGGCGCCGCACTGGAACATGCCCTTACTATGCGTAAAACAACGCGTAAGCGTAAATTTATGAATTgtctttctgagagtgtacttgCGGCACAgtgcattcgcagcgtgaatcgatctgaaaccgcactgaagcatgtcgaaaataagccagCCAGCCTTACTgcgtccgagctcacagcagtgtactagttaatctcTTCAAACCACggccaatcaaacaggcaccgttctgtgTACACTCCTTTTCCACTTCTCAtgacttgtttaatttctaCTGTTCACGtataaagggaaatcttgggcgcttaatcacatattcgtcctatagagctacataactggcctgcACCATTCATGTTTCATTCGCCAGCGTGCCGGCTCGTTTCTGAAGAGTAGACACCGCAGCGCGTCCGTGGaacgctagccgcggcg
It contains:
- the LOC135384393 gene encoding uncharacterized protein LOC135384393, yielding MGPLRDASCTGTSQAHVTEQHAENRRFGPFPTAFQKGSSQGSPAKDLHVVSGQQAWSRAGEDIILQASPHPPIFVPAAVLGPPPTYLPDLCYSSLGPHTQSVQPVCSMSAVKEPREPTTVLDENRFVPTTYGRVCV